A single region of the Zonotrichia leucophrys gambelii isolate GWCS_2022_RI chromosome 9, RI_Zleu_2.0, whole genome shotgun sequence genome encodes:
- the LOC135451455 gene encoding aquaporin-12-like, which produces MLKAQCLVEITPGFAGTNSLVAAPAAVSPAAPCGTGIVPWGPHVWPFPGLSVCATFAFAWLYKEEVQELPLLLARLCPQHSFAMDGLNVSIAFFFLVFGLCQLFRWLSKRLLSPGTHGCLAREFAGSFQLCMSCLELRMLMDIGPWGGGFGLDVVLTLLFLLSAVHGASLDGASANPAVSLQEFLLLESSLAATGAKLLAQGVGAGTGWALTRLYWSWELTQLHFIQNLIAPECSSSIHTSLPHAAFLEGSCSFLLHLILLKLRQSHPLYRVPALAATVTFLTYAAGPYTGAFFNPALATAATFHCSGSSFWAYIQVYWLGPLAGMLAALLLFQGNIPRLFQKNLLYSQKSKYKVPKAKVTAQAEGDKPQKKRKGGKSNAEPRA; this is translated from the exons ATGCTGAAGGCTCAGTGCCTGGTGGAGATAACACCAGGATTTGCTGGGACAAACAGCTtggtggctgctccagctgctgtgagtccagcagctccctgtggcacTGGCATTGTCCCATGGGGGCCACACGTGTGGCCCTTCCCAGGCCTGTCGGTCTGTGCCACGTTTGCTTTTGCTTGGCTTTATAAAGAGGAGGTACAAGAGCTTCCTCTGCTCCTTGCCAGActctgcccccagcacagcttcGCTATGGATGGCTTGAATGTCTccattgcttttttcttcctggttttTGGGCTGTGCCAGTTGTTCAGGTGGCTTTCCAAGAGGCTTCTGTCCCCAGGGACACATGGCTGCCTTGCCAGGGAATTTGCTGGCTCCTTCCAGCTGTGCATGAGCTGCCTGGAGCTGAGGATGCTGATGGACATCGGCCCCTGGGGTGGTGGCTTTGGCCTGGACGTGGTCCTGaccctgcttttcctcctctccgCTGTCCATGGTGCCTCTCTGGATGGAGCATCTGCCAACCCAGCggtgtccctgcaggagttCCTGCTCCTGGAGTCCAGCCTGGCAGCCACGGGGGCCAAGCTGCTGGCCCAGGGTGTGGGTGCAGGCACGGGCTGGGCTCTCACCCGGCTCTACTGGTCCTGGGAGCTGACACAGCTGCACTTCATCCAGAACCTGATCGCTCCCGAGTGCAGCTCCTCCATCCACACCTCCCTGCCCCACGCTGCCTTCCTGGagggctcctgctccttcctgctccacCTCATCCTCCTCAAGCTGCGACAGAGCCACCCCCTGTACCGGGTCCCTGCGCtggcagccactgtcaccttcCTGACCTAcgcag CTGGACCGTACACGGGGGCCTTCTTCAACCCTGCCCTGGCCACAGCCGCCACCTTCCACTGCTCGGGGAGCAGCTTCTGGGCCTACATCCAGGTCTACTGGCTGGGGCCCCTCGCAG GGATGCTCGCTGCCCTCCTGCTGTTCCAGGGCAACATCCCACGCCTCTTCCAGAAAAACCTCCTCTACAGCcagaaaagcaaatacaaaGTGCCCAAGGCAAAGGTGACAGCACAGGCGGAGGGTGACAAACCacagaagaagaggaaaggagggaagagcAACGCGGAGCCCCGTGCCTGA
- the LOC135451826 gene encoding galactose-3-O-sulfotransferase 2-like — protein MAKIRPKSRKLSAIYRCQPGRLWISFSLLVLLLVTLQVVEKLQPLGSCQCELEQDLQQTTGHELSSALHSPDLLWEDDSPQGQGETEPAPASTEDVFRMHLYLRQETPPDSSQEESWMQQPGESSEKAEDSYKTDLQTGFLPSWTEAFKIEEVTAGEVRQARGVTSQGKTCKPKTDIVFLKVHKSASSTVMNILFRFGEMHNLTFAFPKGGGFQLYYPHHFLAKFVQGFSPLSPRRFNILCHHMRFLQPEVQKVVPNSAIYFSILRNPVQLMESSFVYYKGASAFSHVRSLEEFLSQPWRYYDPARGDRHYARNLMTFDFGFNPDGDASPERVQLMLKAIEASFDFLLISEYFDESMVLLKEMLCWDLDSVVSFPLNSRDSSTKSPLPDSVVEKLKAWNRLDWEIYTHFNRTFWERLDRLIGRERLRREVRALRQRQAELARACLQGTGSVGPKDIKDSSLRPLQHGGARILGYNLKQGLPRELERTCRRLVTPELQYSSLLYKKQFPPPPPPESPRPAASPAGAHPKLRAPGPLPPQLHPPQRPEPSRN, from the exons ATGGCTAAAATCAGACCAAaatccag GAAGCTGAGTGCAATCTACAGGTGCCAGCCAGGTCGGCTCTGGATCTCCTTCAgcctcctcgtcctcctcctgGTCACACTTCAGGTtgtggagaagctgcagcctcTTGG GAGCTGTCAGtgtgagctggagcaggacctGCAGCAGACCACGGGCcatgagctcagctctgccctgcacagccctgaccTGCTGTGGGAGGATGACTCCCCTCAGGGGCAGGGGGAAACTGAGCCAGCCCCTGCCTCCACCGAGGATGTTTTCAGGATGCACCTCTACCTCAGACAGGAGACCCCTCCAGACAGCAGCCAGGAagagagctggatgcagcagcctggggagagcagTGAGAAG gcagaggattCTTACAAAACAGACCTGCAGACAGGATTTCTCCCAAGCTGGACAGAAGCCTTTAAGATCGAGGAGGTAACAGCTGGAGAAGTCCGGCAGGCCAGAGGAGTCACCTCTCAAGGGAAGACGTGCAAGCCCAAGACTGACATTGTTTTCCTGAAGGTCCACAAGAGCGCCAGCAGCACGGTCATGAACATCCTGTTTCGCTTTGGGGAGATGCACAACCTCACCTTCGCCTTCCCCAAGGGTGGGGGCTTCCAGCTCTACTACCCCCACCACTTCCTGGCCAAGTTCGTGCAGGGCTTCTCCCCTCTGAGCCCCCGGCGCTTCAACATCCTCTGCCACCACATGCGCTTCCTGCAGCCGGAG GTACAGAAAGTGGTGCCCAACTCCGCCATCTACTTCTCCATCCTGAGGAACCCCGTGCAGCTGATGGAGTCCTCCTTCGTGTACTACAAGGGCGCCTCGGCCTTCTCGCATGTCCGCAGCCTGGAGGAGttcctcagccagccctggcgCTACTACGACCCCGCCAGGGGCGACCGCCACTACGCCAGGAACCTCATGACCTTCGACTTCGGCTTCAACCCCGACGGGGACGCGTCCCCCGAACGGGTGCAGCTCATGCTGAAGGCCATCGAGGCGTCCTTCGACTTCCTGCTCATCTCCGAGTACTTCGACGAGTCCATGGTGCTGCTGAAGGAGATGCTGTGCTGGGACCTGGACAGCGTCGTCTCCTTCCCGCTcaacagcagggacagcagcaccaagTCCCCGCTCCCTGACTCCGTCGTGGAGAAGCTGAAAGCCTGGAACAGGCTGGACTGGGAGATCTACACGCACTTTAACAGGACCTTCTGGGAAAGGCTCGACCGCCTCATCGGCCGGGAGCGGCTGCGGCGGGAGGTGAGGGCGCTGCGGCAGCGGCAGGCGGAGCTGGCCCGGGCCTGCCTGCAGGGCACGGGCAGCGTGGGCCCCAAGGATATCAAGGACAGCTCCCTGCGGCCGCTGCAGCACGGCGGGGCCCGGATCCTGGGCTATAACCTCAAGCAGGGCTTGCCTCGGGAGCTGGAGCGGACCTGCCGGCGGCTGGTCACGCCGGAGCTGCAGTACAGCAGCCTGCTCTACAAGAAGCAgttcccgccgccgccgccccccgagAGCCCCCGACCCGCTGCCTCACCGGCCGGAGCCCACCCGAAACTGAGAGCCCCCGGCCCGCtgcctccccagctccatcctccgCAGCGGCCGGAGCCCAGCCGAAACTGA